Proteins encoded by one window of Crassostrea angulata isolate pt1a10 chromosome 9, ASM2561291v2, whole genome shotgun sequence:
- the LOC128163572 gene encoding tyrosine-protein kinase receptor Tie-2-like, producing the protein MKNTEIICFLFVTFLWEFEVIYATLCRGINGTYCCSGYRWSKIQNNCIPCTSGYTGINCATKCIYPLFGQDCQSVCNCTNEHCDHVDGCRNSSGKTIENVCSGKNGSYCCQGYMWNKEKTKCIACEIGYLGKDCDVKCPFPSYGNECQLRCTCEETDCDFVNGCRRSLNVSSVVYNSRSVDVTATSFNGNITNIKVSFRTALDVDDNNATNKMCESALTKRNDSGGFRNALIGLAIVASLITFIYLYTYLLEKHRTCPLTVNVSV; encoded by the exons ATGAAGAATACAGAGATTATATGCTTTTTATTTGTGACTTTTCTATGGGAGTTTGAAGTCATATATGCAACCCTTTGTAGGGG TATAAATGGAACTTATTGCTGTTCAGGGTACCGTTGGagcaaaatacaaaacaattgTATAC CCTGTACATCAGGTTATACAGGAATAAACTGTGCCACCAAGTGTATCTATCCTCTATTCGGCCAAGATTGCCAGTCAGTTTGTAACTGCACAAATGAACACTGTGATCATGTGGATGGTTGTAGAAATTCATCAGGGAAAACTATTGAGAACGTTTGTAGTGG GAAAAATGGAAGTTATTGTTGTCAAGGATACATGTGGAATAAAGAGAAGACGAAATGCATAG CCTGTGAAATTGGATATTTGGGAAAGGACTGTGACGTCAAGTGTCCCTTTCCTTCATATGGAAATGAATGTCAGTTGAGATGCACCTGTGAAGAAACTGATTGTGATTTTGTTAACGGCTGCAGAAGATCACTAAACG tCTCCTCAGTAGTCTATAACAGCAGGAGTGTCGACGTCACAGCCACAAGTTTCAACGGAAATATCACAAACATTAAAG TTTCTTTTCGCACAGCTCTCGATGTGGACGACAATAATGCAACTAATAAGATGTGTGAATCAGCGCTCACAAAACGTAACGATTCTGGTGGTTTTCGGAATGCACTTATTGGACTAGCAATAGTGGCTTCTTTGATAACATTTATATATCTGTACacatatctattagaaaaacaCCGAACATGCCCTTTAACAGTTAATGTTTCCGTATGA